The Elusimicrobiota bacterium genome contains a region encoding:
- a CDS encoding 4Fe-4S binding protein: MKKQGWKELPEGDILAPGTAANFKTGDWRSERPVWDSTKCKHDLMCWVYCPDSAIITKDGKMCGINYDHCKGCGICAHVCPLKEKAIKMEPEEKFRQGK, encoded by the coding sequence ATGAAGAAGCAAGGATGGAAAGAGTTGCCGGAAGGTGATATACTCGCACCGGGAACAGCTGCAAATTTTAAAACAGGTGATTGGAGGTCCGAACGCCCGGTTTGGGATTCTACTAAGTGTAAACACGACCTTATGTGCTGGGTGTATTGTCCGGATAGCGCTATCATTACTAAAGACGGTAAAATGTGCGGGATCAATTACGATCATTGTAAAGGATGCGGGATTTGCGCTCATGTTTGTCCGTTAAAAGAGAAGGCTATTAAGATGGAACCCGAAGAAAAGTTTCGGCAAGGGAAATAA
- a CDS encoding thiamine pyrophosphate-dependent enzyme, whose translation MATIRDLAKKPELFTGGHRLCAGCGAGIIARQVLMAANTPVVVANATGCLEVSSTIFPYSAWKTSWFHSAFENAAASCSGIEATYRSLKRQGKINKDIRFIAFGGDGGTYDIGLQSLSGAMERGHRMLYVCYDNGAYMNTGIQRSSATPIGAYTTTAPTGKEKKGKEQQRKDLTEIMVAHSIPYVAQSAVGFWSDLVNKVQKALDTDGPTFINVLQPCRLGWGHAPETITDIGKLAADTCFWPLYEVVDGTYRVTYKPKEKKPVTEFLKTQVRFKHLMSPDSQDVVAKMQNEIDRKWNRLQKLHADGIAAAAAVPAGDAK comes from the coding sequence ATGGCTACAATAAGAGATTTAGCAAAAAAGCCTGAGTTGTTTACTGGAGGGCATAGGCTGTGCGCAGGTTGTGGTGCGGGTATTATTGCCCGGCAGGTGTTAATGGCAGCGAATACGCCGGTAGTAGTAGCAAATGCTACGGGTTGTCTTGAAGTTTCTTCTACAATATTTCCGTATTCCGCGTGGAAGACGTCATGGTTTCATAGCGCATTTGAGAACGCAGCAGCTTCATGTAGTGGAATAGAAGCGACATATCGTTCACTTAAACGTCAGGGGAAAATTAATAAAGATATACGGTTCATCGCGTTTGGTGGTGACGGCGGGACATATGATATAGGATTACAATCTTTGTCCGGTGCAATGGAGCGCGGACATAGGATGTTATATGTATGTTATGACAACGGAGCGTATATGAATACCGGGATACAGCGTTCATCCGCTACGCCGATTGGAGCGTATACCACTACTGCTCCCACGGGTAAAGAAAAAAAAGGGAAGGAACAACAACGGAAGGATCTTACAGAAATAATGGTTGCTCACAGTATTCCTTATGTCGCTCAATCGGCAGTAGGGTTTTGGAGTGACCTTGTAAATAAGGTACAGAAAGCGTTGGATACCGACGGTCCGACTTTTATTAATGTACTTCAGCCGTGCCGGTTGGGATGGGGACATGCTCCGGAGACTATAACAGATATTGGTAAACTCGCGGCGGATACTTGTTTTTGGCCGTTATACGAAGTGGTGGACGGGACGTATAGGGTTACGTATAAACCAAAAGAAAAGAAGCCGGTTACTGAATTTTTGAAAACTCAGGTGCGGTTTAAGCATTTGATGTCACCAGACAGCCAGGATGTTGTGGCTAAGATGCAGAACGAAATTGACCGCAAGTGGAATCGTTTACAAAAACTTCATGCGGATGGCATTGCTGCAGCAGCAGCGGTTCCTGCGGGGGATGCTA
- the porA gene encoding pyruvate ferredoxin oxidoreductase, with protein MKDIAKTGNEAVAEAMRQINPDVVAAYPITPATEIVQIFSQFVADGLVKTEYVAVESEHSAMSACIGASAAGARAMTGTSSQGLALMWEMLYIAAGLRMPIVMGVANRALSSPINIHGDQSDVMGTRDSGWIQLHAENTQEAYDNIIQAVKIAETAKLPVISTMDGFIISHCMEVVKLLEDAQVQAFVGDYKPERYLLDVDNPFTLGAIDLQDYYFEHRRQLADAMVKSKDIVLNVGKEFGKKFGREYGLWEKVNMDDAELALVVIGSAAGTAKNVISELRKQGKKVGMLKLRVFRPFAADALAEELKNVKSVAVLDRSDSCDGFGGPIFDEVRSALYDLDKRPLMTNYIYGLGGREFDLNDIRYIYEELGKILSAGKVGSKINYIGVRE; from the coding sequence ATGAAAGATATAGCTAAAACCGGGAACGAAGCGGTTGCCGAAGCTATGCGCCAGATTAATCCTGACGTTGTTGCGGCATACCCTATAACACCGGCAACTGAAATAGTACAGATATTTTCGCAGTTTGTCGCTGATGGATTAGTGAAAACCGAATATGTAGCAGTGGAGAGCGAACACTCTGCGATGTCCGCGTGTATCGGCGCATCAGCCGCAGGTGCGCGTGCAATGACTGGAACGTCAAGCCAGGGTTTGGCATTGATGTGGGAAATGTTATATATCGCAGCCGGGTTGAGGATGCCGATAGTTATGGGAGTAGCTAACCGCGCGTTATCAAGCCCCATAAATATACACGGTGATCAATCCGATGTCATGGGTACCCGTGATTCCGGGTGGATACAATTACATGCTGAAAATACGCAGGAAGCTTATGATAATATTATACAGGCAGTAAAAATTGCGGAAACCGCAAAGTTACCTGTGATTTCAACAATGGATGGTTTTATTATCAGTCATTGCATGGAAGTTGTAAAATTACTTGAAGACGCGCAGGTGCAGGCTTTTGTTGGCGACTATAAACCCGAACGGTACTTGCTGGACGTAGATAATCCATTTACGCTTGGCGCGATTGACCTACAGGATTATTATTTTGAGCATCGCAGGCAGTTGGCAGATGCGATGGTTAAATCCAAAGATATCGTGCTTAATGTTGGAAAAGAGTTTGGTAAAAAGTTTGGGCGCGAGTACGGTTTATGGGAAAAAGTTAATATGGATGACGCGGAATTAGCGCTTGTCGTTATAGGTTCAGCTGCAGGGACTGCAAAAAATGTTATTTCTGAACTTAGAAAACAGGGGAAAAAGGTTGGGATGCTGAAACTACGCGTCTTCCGTCCGTTTGCGGCGGATGCATTAGCGGAAGAATTGAAAAATGTTAAATCCGTAGCTGTTCTGGATCGTTCAGATTCATGTGACGGTTTTGGCGGGCCGATTTTTGATGAAGTACGGTCAGCGTTGTATGACCTTGATAAACGGCCTTTGATGACGAACTATATCTACGGCCTTGGCGGGCGCGAGTTTGACTTAAATGATATTAGATATATTTATGAAGAACTTGGCAAGATATTGAGTGCTGGAAAAGTTGGGTCTAAGATAAACTATATCGGCGTTCGGGAATAG
- a CDS encoding 2-oxoacid:acceptor oxidoreductase family protein, producing MSELTEIRWHGRGGQGAKTVALLFAEAALATGKQVQAFPEYGPERMGAPVFSFDRISDEPITLHCHVQSPKYVVVLDPTLIETVNVTEGLKDDGAIIINSPLPASEMRKKINPTKAQVFTVNASEIAIQTIGRNIPNTPMMGALVKVSKLLKIEGVLEDTKHKLEKKFRNKPEIIDGNLKSIQRAYDEVKGE from the coding sequence ATGAGTGAATTAACAGAAATTAGATGGCATGGTCGTGGAGGGCAGGGGGCTAAGACAGTAGCGTTATTATTTGCGGAAGCAGCACTTGCAACCGGTAAACAGGTACAGGCGTTTCCGGAATATGGCCCGGAACGTATGGGTGCGCCGGTATTTTCGTTTGATAGAATAAGTGATGAACCGATTACATTGCACTGCCATGTGCAATCGCCAAAATACGTTGTGGTTCTTGATCCGACGTTAATTGAAACTGTGAATGTTACCGAAGGGTTAAAAGATGATGGTGCGATTATTATTAACTCGCCATTACCGGCATCAGAGATGAGAAAGAAAATTAATCCGACAAAAGCGCAGGTGTTTACGGTGAATGCCAGCGAGATTGCGATACAAACAATTGGGCGGAATATACCTAATACACCGATGATGGGCGCGTTGGTTAAGGTTAGTAAATTGTTAAAGATAGAAGGTGTTCTTGAAGATACCAAGCATAAACTTGAAAAAAAGTTTAGGAATAAACCTGAGATAATTGATGGGAATTTAAAGTCTATACAGCGTGCATATGACGAAGTTAAAGGTGAATAA